The following proteins come from a genomic window of Kitasatospora sp. NBC_01246:
- a CDS encoding ABC transporter ATP-binding protein → MSTVIKTDGLTKRFPRVTALDQLTVEVEPGVVGLVGANGAGKSTLIKILLGLAPATSGTGRVLGLDIATQGWQIREQVGYMPEHDCLPPDVSATEFVVHMARMAGLPAAAARERTADTLRHVGLYEERYRPMGGYSTGMKQRVKLAQALVHDPKLVLLDEPTNGLDPVGRDDMLALIRRVHTDFGISVLVTTHLLGELERTCDHLVIIDGGKLLRSSSTASFTGVTATLAVEVTDFPDDHTRDASAAVRERLTAAGLAVEPEGARLLLVRLAGDDTYDTIRDAVADLGLGLVRLEQRRHRVAELFTETSGQQSKGGPADGTAL, encoded by the coding sequence GTGTCCACTGTCATCAAGACGGACGGCCTCACCAAGAGGTTCCCCCGGGTCACCGCCCTCGATCAGCTCACCGTAGAGGTGGAGCCCGGGGTGGTCGGCCTGGTGGGGGCGAATGGCGCGGGCAAGTCCACACTCATCAAGATCCTGCTCGGGCTGGCCCCGGCGACCTCCGGTACGGGGCGGGTCCTCGGCCTCGACATCGCCACCCAGGGCTGGCAGATCCGTGAGCAGGTCGGCTACATGCCCGAGCACGACTGCCTGCCGCCGGACGTCTCGGCGACGGAGTTCGTGGTGCACATGGCGCGGATGGCCGGGCTCCCGGCCGCCGCGGCCCGCGAGCGGACGGCCGACACGCTGCGGCATGTCGGGCTGTACGAGGAGCGGTACCGGCCGATGGGCGGGTACTCGACGGGCATGAAGCAGCGGGTCAAGCTGGCCCAGGCGCTGGTCCACGACCCGAAGCTGGTGCTGCTGGACGAGCCCACCAACGGGCTGGACCCGGTCGGCCGGGACGACATGCTGGCGCTGATCCGCCGGGTGCACACCGACTTCGGCATCTCGGTGCTGGTCACCACCCACCTGCTCGGCGAGCTGGAGCGGACCTGCGACCACCTGGTCATCATCGACGGGGGCAAGCTGCTGCGCTCCTCGTCGACCGCGTCGTTCACCGGAGTGACGGCGACCCTCGCGGTCGAGGTGACGGACTTCCCCGACGACCACACCCGCGACGCGAGCGCCGCCGTACGCGAGCGGCTGACCGCCGCCGGGCTCGCGGTCGAGCCGGAGGGCGCGCGGCTCCTGCTGGTGCGCCTGGCCGGCGACGACACCTACGACACCATCCGCGACGCGGTCGCGGACCTCGGCCTCGGGCTGGTCCGGCTGGAGCAGCGCCGCCACCGGGTCGCCGAGCTGTTCACGGAGACCAGCGGTCAGCAGAGCAAGGGAGGTCCCGCAGATGGCACTGCCCTCTGA
- a CDS encoding phosphate ABC transporter ATP-binding protein yields the protein MTDVPPLDPFAPLDRGGSASETTLTLPPVHPADAAGAPLAGLETRDVSAWFGSHKVLERVSLGMPAGEVTALIGPSGCGKSTYLRILNRMHEMVRGAQLAGEVLLDGDDVYRPGRRPAEVRRRIGMVFQRPNPFPAMSIQDNVSSGLKLAGIKVSKEEREHLVESSLRRAGLWDEVATRLHTPGGALSGGQQQRLCIARSLAVSPDILLMDEPCSALDPTSTRRVEETIAELRGRLTIVIVTHNMQQAQRVSQSCAFFLATHDTPGRIVEAGPTEQLFTDPRDQRTADYVNGRFG from the coding sequence TCGACCCGTTCGCCCCGCTCGACCGGGGCGGCTCCGCGAGCGAGACCACGCTGACCCTGCCGCCCGTCCACCCGGCGGACGCCGCCGGCGCCCCGCTGGCCGGCCTGGAGACCAGGGACGTCTCCGCCTGGTTCGGCTCGCACAAGGTGCTGGAGCGGGTCTCGCTCGGCATGCCCGCCGGGGAGGTCACCGCGCTGATCGGCCCCTCCGGCTGCGGCAAGTCCACCTACCTGCGGATCCTCAACCGGATGCACGAGATGGTCCGCGGCGCGCAGCTCGCCGGGGAGGTGCTGCTGGACGGCGACGACGTGTACCGGCCCGGCCGGCGGCCCGCCGAGGTCCGGCGGCGGATCGGGATGGTGTTCCAGCGGCCCAACCCGTTCCCGGCGATGTCCATCCAGGACAACGTCTCCAGCGGGCTGAAGCTGGCCGGCATCAAGGTCTCCAAGGAGGAGCGCGAGCACCTGGTGGAGAGCAGCCTGCGGCGGGCCGGCCTCTGGGACGAGGTCGCCACCCGGCTGCACACCCCGGGCGGCGCGCTCTCCGGTGGGCAGCAGCAACGCCTGTGCATCGCCCGGTCGTTGGCCGTCTCGCCGGACATCCTGCTGATGGACGAGCCGTGCTCGGCGCTCGACCCCACCTCGACCCGCCGGGTGGAGGAGACCATCGCGGAGCTGCGGGGGCGGCTCACCATCGTGATCGTGACCCACAACATGCAGCAGGCGCAGCGCGTTTCGCAGTCCTGCGCGTTCTTCCTGGCCACCCACGACACCCCGGGGCGGATCGTCGAGGCCGGACCGACCGAGCAGCTGTTCACCGATCCGCGGGACCAGCGGACCGCGGACTACGTCAACGGCCGCTTCGGGTAG
- a CDS encoding CynX/NimT family MFS transporter, translated as MAVTRAQQPVLVPAPLPVRTRLAHPALLLTGIVLVALNMRACLAAISPMVGEIQHTFGLSATASGLITTVPVLFQGAGAPLTPRLTRRFGTERVVLGAVLVLGAGVLLRVLPSVAALYAGCVVIGVAIAVLNVSMPGLVKREFPGRAATMTGVYSTTMLVGATLAAGTSVPLEHALGGGWRASLGAWSLLALIAAVAWLPQVLRSRQEKAAVAAAPAGRPIEGVWRSPLAWQISLFMGISSLLVYTLVAWMPTILADHGMDRSEAGLVFAFSNLVQVAGAFLVPLMAGRMTRQRTLAVVMAVLNAVGITILLVSPVPGAWVSATILGIAQGGSLGLALAFIVLRTDSAAGAAQLGGMSQAVGYLVAAAGPVGAGALHQLTGGWNVPLLLMLVLAAVAAVAGWGAGRDRTL; from the coding sequence ATGGCCGTCACCCGTGCCCAGCAGCCGGTCCTCGTTCCCGCCCCGCTCCCCGTCCGCACCCGGCTGGCCCACCCCGCCCTGCTGCTGACCGGCATCGTGCTGGTCGCCCTCAACATGCGGGCCTGCCTGGCGGCGATCTCGCCGATGGTCGGCGAGATCCAGCACACCTTCGGGCTCTCCGCGACGGCGAGCGGTCTGATCACCACCGTCCCGGTGCTCTTCCAGGGCGCCGGCGCCCCGCTCACCCCCCGGCTGACCAGGCGGTTCGGCACCGAGCGGGTGGTGCTGGGCGCGGTGCTGGTGCTCGGCGCGGGCGTGCTGCTGCGGGTGCTGCCCTCGGTGGCCGCGCTGTACGCCGGCTGCGTGGTGATCGGGGTCGCGATCGCGGTGCTGAACGTCTCGATGCCGGGCCTGGTCAAGCGCGAGTTCCCGGGCCGGGCGGCGACCATGACCGGCGTCTACTCGACCACCATGCTGGTCGGCGCCACCCTCGCGGCGGGCACCTCGGTGCCCCTGGAGCACGCCCTCGGCGGCGGCTGGCGGGCCTCGCTGGGCGCCTGGTCGCTGCTGGCCCTGATCGCCGCCGTCGCCTGGCTGCCGCAGGTGCTGCGCTCGCGCCAGGAGAAGGCGGCGGTGGCGGCGGCCCCCGCCGGCCGGCCGATCGAGGGGGTCTGGCGCTCGCCGCTGGCCTGGCAGATCAGCCTCTTCATGGGCATCTCGTCGCTGCTGGTCTACACCCTGGTGGCCTGGATGCCGACCATCCTGGCCGACCACGGGATGGACCGGAGCGAGGCCGGTCTGGTCTTCGCCTTCTCCAACCTGGTCCAGGTGGCCGGGGCCTTCCTGGTGCCGCTGATGGCCGGCCGGATGACCCGGCAGCGGACGCTGGCCGTGGTGATGGCCGTGCTGAACGCGGTCGGCATCACGATCCTGCTGGTCTCGCCGGTGCCCGGGGCCTGGGTGTCGGCCACCATCCTGGGCATCGCCCAGGGCGGCTCGCTCGGCCTCGCGCTCGCCTTCATCGTGCTGCGCACCGACAGCGCGGCCGGCGCCGCCCAGCTGGGCGGCATGTCGCAGGCGGTCGGCTACCTGGTGGCCGCGGCCGGACCGGTCGGCGCCGGGGCCCTGCACCAGCTGACCGGCGGCTGGAACGTCCCGCTGCTGCTGATGCTGGTGCTGGCGGCGGTCGCCGCCGTGGCCGGCTGGGGCGCGGGCCGCGACCGGACGCTCTGA
- a CDS encoding LLM class flavin-dependent oxidoreductase, whose protein sequence is MRLSTVILPIHRWSEGQKIWRRAEDLGFHAAYTYDHLSWRSFRDEPWFGAVPTLTAAATATERLRLGTLVTSPNFRHPVTLAKEIVSLDDVSGGRLTLGIGAGGTGFDATAMGQEAWSPKERADRFGEFLPLLDELLREDATTREGTYYSAVEARNIPGCVQRPRVPFYVAATGPRGLRLAAEHGQGWVTYGDPKGPADVPVAQAPAVIAAQIAKLTAACEARGRDAAELEKVLLQGSTAEKPLASLDAFVDWAGTYRELGITELVIHWPVPGSIFENDLAVFEKIATEGLAQLG, encoded by the coding sequence ATGCGACTGAGCACGGTGATCCTCCCCATCCACCGGTGGAGCGAGGGGCAGAAGATCTGGCGGCGGGCCGAGGACCTCGGGTTCCATGCCGCCTACACCTACGACCACCTGTCCTGGCGGTCGTTCCGGGACGAGCCGTGGTTCGGGGCGGTGCCGACGCTGACGGCGGCCGCGACGGCGACCGAACGCCTGCGGCTGGGCACGCTGGTGACCTCGCCCAACTTCCGGCACCCGGTCACGCTGGCGAAGGAGATCGTGTCGCTGGACGACGTGTCCGGCGGGCGCCTCACCCTCGGGATCGGGGCCGGCGGGACGGGGTTCGACGCGACGGCGATGGGCCAGGAGGCCTGGTCGCCGAAGGAGCGGGCGGACCGGTTCGGGGAGTTCCTGCCGCTGCTGGACGAGCTGCTGCGCGAGGACGCCACGACCCGCGAGGGCACGTACTACTCCGCGGTCGAGGCACGGAACATCCCCGGCTGCGTGCAGCGGCCGCGGGTGCCGTTCTACGTCGCCGCGACCGGACCGCGCGGGCTGCGGCTGGCGGCGGAGCACGGGCAGGGCTGGGTGACGTACGGGGATCCGAAGGGGCCGGCGGACGTGCCGGTGGCGCAGGCGCCCGCCGTGATCGCCGCGCAGATCGCGAAGCTGACCGCCGCCTGCGAGGCGCGCGGCCGGGACGCGGCGGAGCTGGAGAAGGTGCTGCTCCAGGGCTCGACGGCGGAGAAGCCGCTCGCCTCGCTGGACGCGTTCGTGGACTGGGCGGGCACCTACCGGGAGCTGGGGATCACCGAGCTGGTGATCCACTGGCCGGTGCCGGGCTCGATCTTCGAGAACGACCTGGCCGTCTTCGAGAAGATCGCCACCGAGGGCCTCGCCCAGCTGGGGTGA
- a CDS encoding ABC transporter permease, translating into MALPSEARSLDTGVIHDIGYRGYAGPRLGRAYATRSLFTQSLRAAYGLGRSGRSKVLPMLLLGLVTAPAAIMVAIALVQRQDELPVDYPEYLGIVGLLVSIFLASQTPVLLSRDLRHHTVPLYFSRPITRADYVRAKYAAMACAQLLLMTAPLLVLYVGALLGGLDFGHNTAHVLYGLVTAVLYALVPTSVALVIAATTPRRGFGVAAIMGYLAISTAVVGVVSGISSEGRAGLPDSAQWTALLAPNELVESLVNQLFDLGSGPDRLHAPGALGVVVFAATAAAMVAGSYALLLRRYRNI; encoded by the coding sequence ATGGCACTGCCCTCTGAGGCCAGGTCGCTCGACACCGGCGTCATCCACGACATCGGGTACCGCGGCTACGCCGGCCCCCGGCTCGGCCGGGCCTACGCCACCCGTTCGCTGTTCACCCAGAGCCTGCGCGCCGCGTACGGCCTCGGGCGCTCGGGCCGGTCCAAGGTGCTGCCGATGCTGCTGCTCGGTCTGGTCACCGCGCCGGCCGCGATCATGGTGGCGATCGCCCTCGTCCAGCGCCAGGACGAACTGCCGGTCGACTACCCGGAGTACCTGGGGATCGTGGGCCTGCTGGTCTCGATCTTCCTGGCCTCGCAGACGCCCGTGCTGCTCTCCCGGGACCTCCGCCACCACACCGTCCCGCTGTACTTCTCCCGCCCGATCACCCGGGCCGACTACGTCCGGGCCAAGTACGCCGCGATGGCCTGCGCCCAGCTGCTGCTGATGACGGCCCCGCTGCTGGTGCTCTACGTCGGCGCGCTGCTCGGCGGGCTGGACTTCGGGCACAACACCGCGCACGTCCTCTACGGCCTGGTCACCGCCGTGCTGTACGCCCTGGTGCCCACCTCGGTCGCGCTGGTGATCGCCGCCACCACGCCGCGCCGCGGCTTCGGGGTGGCCGCGATCATGGGCTACCTGGCGATCAGCACCGCCGTGGTCGGCGTCGTCAGCGGCATCAGCTCGGAAGGCCGGGCCGGCCTGCCGGACTCCGCGCAGTGGACGGCCCTGCTCGCGCCGAACGAGCTGGTGGAGAGCCTGGTGAACCAGCTCTTCGACCTCGGCAGCGGGCCGGACCGGCTGCACGCGCCCGGCGCCCTCGGCGTGGTGGTCTTCGCCGCCACCGCCGCCGCGATGGTGGCCGGCTCGTACGCGCTGCTGCTGCGCCGCTACCGCAACATCTGA
- a CDS encoding FadR/GntR family transcriptional regulator, whose amino-acid sequence MTASGHSEDTLQAAGRRSLVDTAIDQLREQLAAGSWPVGSRIPTEHELAERLQVGRNTVREAIRVLVHAGMLATRQGEGTFVRSTSDPASVLRGVQRSGVRDVLEVRAALEAEGARLAALRHTPEDIVRMRAALAREAEVIAAHPERAGREATVEHDLEFHTAVVEAAHNPALTEVYRYFGASVRESMRTAFGDHEMPEVVVATHAALVDAIESGDPDRAEAACRTLLAEPTAAVEQLLAAIAARK is encoded by the coding sequence ATGACCGCATCCGGCCACAGCGAGGACACCTTGCAGGCCGCCGGCCGGCGCTCCCTGGTGGACACCGCCATCGACCAGCTGCGCGAGCAGCTCGCCGCCGGCAGCTGGCCGGTCGGCTCGCGGATCCCCACCGAGCACGAGCTGGCCGAGCGGCTTCAGGTCGGACGGAACACCGTGCGGGAGGCCATCCGGGTGCTGGTGCACGCCGGGATGCTGGCCACCCGGCAGGGTGAGGGCACCTTCGTGCGCAGCACCAGCGACCCGGCCTCCGTCCTGCGGGGCGTGCAGCGCTCCGGCGTCCGGGACGTCCTGGAGGTCCGGGCGGCGCTGGAGGCCGAGGGCGCCCGGCTGGCGGCGCTGCGGCACACGCCCGAGGACATCGTCCGGATGCGGGCCGCGCTGGCCCGCGAGGCGGAGGTGATCGCGGCGCACCCGGAGCGGGCCGGCCGCGAGGCGACCGTCGAGCACGACCTGGAGTTCCACACCGCCGTGGTCGAGGCCGCGCACAACCCCGCGCTGACCGAGGTGTACCGCTACTTCGGCGCCTCGGTGCGGGAGTCGATGCGGACGGCCTTCGGGGACCACGAGATGCCCGAGGTGGTCGTGGCCACCCACGCGGCGCTGGTGGACGCGATCGAGAGCGGTGACCCGGACCGCGCCGAGGCCGCGTGTCGGACGCTGCTCGCCGAGCCGACCGCGGCCGTCGAGCAGCTCCTCGCCGCCATCGCGGCCCGGAAGTAG
- a CDS encoding ABC transporter permease: protein MNPTVARLTLRGLLGRRRGILLLVVPALLLLVSAIASGSSGDKHDLTVKILGQLGLGTLLPILGLVVGTGAIATEIDDGSIVYLLAKPLPRWKIITTKLAVAVGTTWVFSAVPILLAGLLLYGTEDGLALGYTVAALVAGAAYSALFLLLGVVTRHAVVAGLVYALIWESLIGNFVKGAKTLSVQQWGLSVAEAVAGEGAITADVALGVAVPLLLVLTVAATLLASVKLAGLTLAAEE from the coding sequence ATGAACCCGACCGTCGCCAGGCTGACGCTGCGCGGCCTGCTGGGCCGCCGCCGCGGCATCCTGCTGCTGGTGGTCCCCGCCCTGCTGCTGCTCGTCTCGGCGATCGCCAGCGGCTCCAGCGGGGACAAGCACGACCTGACCGTCAAGATCCTCGGACAGCTGGGCCTCGGCACGCTGCTGCCGATCCTCGGCCTGGTCGTCGGCACCGGCGCCATCGCCACCGAGATCGACGACGGCTCGATCGTCTACCTGCTGGCCAAGCCGCTGCCCCGCTGGAAGATCATCACCACCAAGCTGGCGGTGGCGGTCGGCACCACCTGGGTGTTCTCGGCGGTCCCGATCCTGCTGGCCGGCCTGCTGCTGTACGGCACCGAGGACGGCCTGGCGCTCGGTTACACCGTCGCCGCGCTGGTGGCCGGTGCCGCGTACAGCGCGCTGTTCCTGCTGCTCGGCGTCGTCACCCGGCACGCCGTGGTGGCCGGGCTGGTCTACGCGCTGATCTGGGAGTCCCTGATCGGCAACTTCGTGAAGGGCGCCAAGACGCTCAGCGTCCAGCAGTGGGGGCTGTCGGTGGCCGAGGCGGTGGCCGGCGAGGGCGCGATCACCGCGGACGTCGCGCTCGGGGTGGCCGTCCCGCTGCTGCTGGTCCTCACCGTGGCGGCGACGCTGCTCGCCTCGGTGAAGCTGGCCGGTCTGACCCTGGCCGCCGAGGAGTAG
- a CDS encoding sporulation protein, with protein MVFKKLLGALGVGGPGVDTVLTTPVVQPGGTLHGTVELTGGTVEADIRGITLTLVARVEIEHEEGESTGLYPFARFSVTAPLVLAPGENRSIPFAVQVPFEAPVTVVAGQHLHGMQLGVRTEVDIAGALDKGDSDPLEIEPLAVQRRILDSLLQLGFRFRSADLEAGHIRGTGQTLPFYQEIEFSAAPQYAHVCNSLEVSFVTTAQRVEVVLEADKRGGLFGHGGGDVIRTHVVEHGQADQDLTALVDGWIRAAL; from the coding sequence ATGGTGTTCAAGAAGCTGCTCGGTGCCCTGGGCGTCGGCGGTCCCGGCGTCGACACCGTCCTGACCACGCCGGTCGTGCAGCCCGGCGGCACCCTGCACGGAACGGTCGAGCTGACCGGCGGGACGGTCGAGGCGGACATCCGGGGGATCACGCTGACCCTGGTCGCCCGGGTGGAGATCGAGCACGAGGAGGGGGAGAGCACCGGCCTCTACCCGTTCGCGCGGTTCTCCGTCACCGCGCCGCTGGTGCTGGCGCCCGGCGAGAACCGGTCGATCCCGTTCGCCGTCCAGGTGCCGTTCGAGGCCCCGGTCACCGTCGTCGCCGGGCAGCACCTGCACGGCATGCAGCTCGGCGTGCGGACGGAGGTCGACATCGCGGGCGCGCTCGACAAGGGCGACTCCGACCCGCTGGAGATCGAGCCGCTGGCGGTGCAGCGCCGGATCCTGGACTCGCTGCTGCAGCTCGGCTTCCGGTTCCGCTCGGCCGACCTGGAGGCCGGCCACATCCGGGGCACCGGCCAGACGCTGCCGTTCTACCAGGAGATCGAGTTCTCCGCCGCGCCGCAGTACGCGCACGTCTGCAACTCGCTGGAGGTCAGCTTCGTCACCACCGCGCAGCGGGTCGAGGTGGTGCTGGAGGCGGACAAGCGCGGCGGCCTCTTCGGCCACGGCGGCGGCGACGTCATCCGTACCCACGTGGTCGAGCACGGCCAGGCCGACCAGGACCTCACCGCGCTGGTCGACGGCTGGATCCGGGCCGCGCTCTGA
- a CDS encoding HAD family hydrolase gives MTTPRTAPRLIATDLDGTLLCAGGTVSERTAAALAAAEAAGVQVVFVTGRPPRWMQQVSSHIGGHGVAICSNGGAVVDVRRGELLESFPLGAEAALAVVTALRAKLPGTAFAFEYPAGFAREPGYEVRMWGQDENHPIGPAEELLGAGGPVTGLFKLLAKHPDLDPDKLLSVAREAAGHLAEITRSAPIPLLEISAPGVTKASTLARWCAGRGIDRSEVVAFGDMPNDLEMLAWAGTAYAVANAHPQVLAAVPLHTVSNELDGVAAVLERLLGH, from the coding sequence GTGACCACTCCCCGCACCGCCCCCCGCCTGATCGCCACCGACCTGGACGGCACGCTGCTGTGCGCCGGCGGCACCGTCTCCGAGCGGACCGCCGCCGCGCTGGCCGCCGCCGAGGCGGCCGGGGTCCAGGTGGTCTTCGTGACCGGTCGGCCGCCGCGCTGGATGCAGCAGGTCAGCAGCCACATCGGCGGCCACGGCGTGGCGATCTGCTCCAACGGCGGCGCGGTGGTCGACGTGCGGCGCGGCGAGCTGCTGGAGTCTTTCCCGCTCGGCGCGGAGGCCGCGCTGGCGGTGGTGACGGCGCTGCGGGCGAAGCTGCCCGGTACCGCCTTCGCCTTCGAGTACCCGGCCGGGTTCGCCCGCGAGCCCGGCTACGAGGTGCGGATGTGGGGCCAGGACGAGAACCACCCGATCGGCCCGGCCGAGGAGCTGCTCGGCGCCGGGGGGCCGGTCACGGGCCTGTTCAAGCTGCTGGCGAAGCACCCGGACCTCGACCCCGACAAGCTGCTCTCGGTGGCCCGCGAGGCGGCCGGGCACCTCGCCGAGATCACCCGGTCCGCGCCGATCCCGCTGCTGGAGATCAGCGCGCCCGGCGTCACCAAGGCGAGCACGCTGGCCCGCTGGTGCGCCGGGCGCGGGATCGACCGGAGCGAGGTGGTGGCCTTCGGCGACATGCCGAACGACCTGGAGATGCTGGCCTGGGCCGGTACCGCGTACGCCGTGGCCAACGCGCACCCGCAGGTGCTGGCGGCGGTGCCGCTGCACACGGTGAGCAATGAGCTGGACGGCGTCGCGGCGGTGCTGGAGCGGCTGCTCGGCCACTGA
- a CDS encoding type II toxin-antitoxin system VapC family toxin, translated as MSGTLVLDSEALSKLSRRHRDMTVWLDVARTLDLLVVTSAATLVEARDPEVPQTAFDHAVSLAKVRPVTEEIARGASRLLAAEGLPGHKYAIDAMLAATAHAEHGDVTVVTGDVDDLRRLCHRRVAVEPI; from the coding sequence GTGAGCGGCACGCTTGTTCTCGACAGCGAGGCTCTCTCCAAGCTGTCCCGGCGGCACCGCGACATGACTGTGTGGCTGGACGTCGCCCGCACGCTGGATCTTCTGGTGGTGACGAGTGCGGCCACTCTGGTGGAGGCGCGTGACCCCGAGGTGCCGCAGACGGCGTTCGACCACGCGGTCTCCCTCGCCAAAGTGCGGCCAGTCACCGAGGAGATCGCACGTGGGGCGAGCAGGTTGCTGGCAGCCGAGGGACTTCCCGGCCACAAGTACGCCATCGACGCGATGCTCGCAGCCACCGCGCACGCGGAACACGGCGACGTGACCGTGGTAACCGGCGATGTCGATGATCTGCGCCGCCTGTGTCACCGCCGCGTCGCAGTCGAACCGATCTGA
- a CDS encoding ABC transporter ATP-binding protein has translation MATITIDKVSRWFGNVVAVNDVSMAIGPGVTGLLGPNGAGKSTLIHMMSGFLAPSTGAVTLDGAPIWRNQQVYRQIGLVPERESMYDYLTGWEFVLANAELHGLADPAAAARRALSLVEMEYAQDRKTGTYSKGMKQRVKMASALVHDPAVLLLDEPFNGMDPRQRLQLMELLRRFGADGRTVLFSSHILEEVEQLARHIEVVVAGRHAASGDFRRIRRLMTDRPHRYLVRSSDDRRLAAALIADPSTAGIELDVPGPDTRAAAGEAGGLRIQAVNFQGFTTLLPKVAQQAGVRLYTVAPADESLESVFSYLVSA, from the coding sequence ATGGCCACCATCACCATCGACAAGGTCTCCCGCTGGTTCGGCAACGTGGTCGCCGTCAACGACGTCAGCATGGCGATCGGTCCCGGCGTCACCGGCCTGCTGGGGCCCAACGGCGCGGGCAAGTCGACCCTCATCCACATGATGAGCGGCTTCCTCGCCCCCTCCACCGGAGCGGTCACCCTGGACGGCGCGCCGATCTGGCGCAACCAGCAGGTGTACCGGCAGATCGGGCTGGTCCCCGAGCGGGAGTCGATGTACGACTACCTGACCGGTTGGGAGTTCGTGCTGGCCAATGCCGAGCTCCACGGCCTCGCCGACCCGGCCGCGGCGGCCCGGCGGGCGCTGTCCCTGGTGGAGATGGAGTACGCCCAGGACCGGAAGACCGGGACGTACTCCAAGGGCATGAAGCAGCGCGTCAAGATGGCCTCGGCGCTGGTCCACGACCCCGCCGTGCTGCTGCTCGACGAGCCGTTCAACGGCATGGACCCGCGCCAGCGGCTGCAGCTGATGGAGCTGCTGCGCCGGTTCGGCGCCGACGGCCGCACGGTGCTCTTCTCCTCGCACATCCTGGAGGAGGTCGAGCAGCTGGCCCGGCACATCGAGGTCGTGGTGGCCGGCCGGCACGCCGCCTCCGGGGACTTCCGCCGGATCCGCCGGCTGATGACCGACCGGCCGCACCGCTACCTGGTCCGCTCCAGCGACGACCGCCGGCTGGCCGCCGCGCTGATCGCGGACCCGTCGACGGCCGGCATCGAGCTGGACGTGCCGGGCCCGGACACCAGGGCGGCGGCGGGCGAGGCGGGCGGGCTGCGGATCCAGGCGGTCAACTTCCAGGGCTTCACCACCCTGCTGCCCAAGGTCGCCCAGCAGGCCGGCGTCCGGCTGTACACCGTCGCCCCGGCCGACGAGTCGCTGGAGAGCGTCTTCTCCTACCTCGTCTCCGCGTAG